Sequence from the Luteibacter aegosomaticola genome:
GGCGAGGACCATCGCCCCGTGGTGACGGATGCCCCGGAGGTCTCGATCGGTGCCGAATGGACCTTCGATGTCGACCTGGACGACCTGGCCATCGCCGAGGCGTGGCTACTGCGCCAGTGCGAACGGGTAGGGGCGCGGGCGCGCGGGCGGGAGGTCAAGGCGCGCACGGTGTCGGTGAAGCTTCGCGAGCCACCCTTCGTGACCCATAGCCGCCAGGCACAGCTGCCGGTGCCGGGTAACGCCACGCCGGATATCTACGCCGTGGCACGACGCTTGCTTCACGTCTGGTGGCACCAGCATCCGCGGCCCCGGCTGCGCCTGCTTGGTGTGACGCTTTCTGGCTTCGATGCACGGCATGGCGACGAACAACAGGACATGTTCAGCGCACCGGCAGAGGAAAAACGAACCGATGGCGTACAAGATCTCATCAACGAGCGTTTTGGCAACGGAGCGCTGGTGAGGGCAGGCGTGTTGAAGACGCGTGGCCGGGAGTGACCCTACTGCGCTAATGTGTCCGTTTGTGACACGGAAGGTAAGTTTCGTGGGGCCTCGGTCATGCCGACCGTAATTTTTGGCCGCCGGCAGGCGGGATGGGTGGAACAGCTGATGGCTGACAAGGAAGACCCGAACGTGCGCTATCGCCACGCAAGGATGAAGGTACAGACCGCGGTGCTCCTGAGCCGTGGCGGGGAAGCGCACCCGACAGAATTGATCGACATTTCAGCGACCGGCGCCTTGCTGCGTCGTCCCTCGGGCTGGCGCGGTGAAGCCGGCCAGACCTGGATCCTCGACATGGTGTTTGGCCACGACCTCCACATC
This genomic interval carries:
- a CDS encoding PilZ domain-containing protein, whose product is MPTVIFGRRQAGWVEQLMADKEDPNVRYRHARMKVQTAVLLSRGGEAHPTELIDISATGALLRRPSGWRGEAGQTWILDMVFGHDLHINMEAKVVRAGARQIGMEYSLIPEDKQAPLWELLGGYADTLEAWTDD